The genomic stretch TCAAGTGTTGTTGCACTCACACCCAATGGCACCACCCACCGAACAAGGAAGCTTCCCAAAAACACTAATTTGGTACAAAATGATAGGAATTCAAGAGTTTCCATCgattaaaaatcataaaatatagaaattaaaaggaTAATAGATCGCTTCGAGGGGGTCGAACCGCTAATGACAACTTCGACGGAGTCAAGCCTCCACAAATTACTTATAGCAATTGACTGAAATTATTCATTTCAAGGAATTTTCGGTACGTAACTTACATCTTATTTATATGGGCAAAACAAGTCCAACatagaaacaaaatcaaagaaaacataacCAAGCATACTTAGCAATCAAGCAAATCAAgataaattaagaaattaatcaagaaaTTATTAATGGTTTTGGTTCAATTGGTGAACATTAGAAGTTGTTACTAACTTAGTGCGCAGGACTCTGCAACATCTGCCATAAAATATTATAGTTAATCGCtcagcagaaaaaaaaaaaaaaaaaaaaaaaaaaaagtttgacaaTTTTGATTTAAGGAAACAACGAACAGAAAAAGAACAAGTATTGTCTAGAAAAAGACCACCAAACTAGCATTATAGAACTACATACATGGCACAAACATTTGGATGCTACAAATTTCATTGTGGGGGCGAAACCTAATTACAAAAATGTACATAACAAAACGTTAtacaaaaaccaaaatcaaagaaaaataagcttaaaagtGACAATACTTAGATAAGCTGCCCATGCCACACAAGGCTTAACAAGATCTTTGGCAAACGGATTCACGTTCATCCCTCGGAAGATCTTGTAACAAGCAAAAAGAGCCACAAAGTTGGCCGCACAAAACACAAATGCGAGCCACCTTGCTCCGATCACGAGCACGAGAGGATCCCACACTATGCTGAGCGAAACTTGAGTGAGGTAGAGGAGCAATGCATCCGGTTGTGCATGAAATCCTCCGTCCGCCCACACGAGCCACGCCGCGAAGCCCATTAGGAAAGACGACCCTAGGGAGGCCAGGTGTATGAACGAAAGAGGCGGAAACCAAAGGGGCTTGGCTAGCACACGATACTTGCGGCCGGAGCCGAACATAAAAATGATGAACATGGTTAGTGAGATGGGGACGGTGATGGCAATGGCGAGAGACCGGAGAGCCCGTTTGGCGTTGGTGTTCTTGGTATTTTGAGAAGCCATGGCAATGGAATTGTTGGGGGAGAGAGGGGATGAAGAGACAAACGGAGATTTATTTAATGGGAGACATTGGAAGGCAGCAAAAATGAGCGTTATGGAGCAAATTTAGGGGTTTCATAACAAGAATGTGGTGTATATATAGCCTtcttttaaacacaaaaaaaaatacaaaaaaaaatctgagatgATGGGGCATTTAAAGAAAGGAATGgagtataaaataaatataatttttcgaaaattaattACCTGTTTCATTTGGCAACCCCATTACTTGttccattgtgatttgtgaaaGCTCTGTAGTAGTCTTAACTCCATACCTTACTATAATTGGTAACATAATCAGATAGTCTTATCTTATTAGATCATCTAATATcttcaaaaggccaaaaaaattaagtgcaCACGAACACATggtcaaacttttttttttttttttttttttaaattaaaaaaatgttaatgtttaaaaatataataaatattgagTTGTTGTCACTTGCGTGCAGTGATTAAagatatttcattaaaaaaattcatatcaTTTCTAAAGCTAAAATTCTAGGACATCAATTTTCTGTAAAACAGTTGGAAAAAATATCATGTTACccttttaaaatagtgtcaagtgtctataaatatttaaaaagttcat from Corylus avellana chromosome ca1, CavTom2PMs-1.0 encodes the following:
- the LOC132186959 gene encoding translocator protein homolog; the protein is MASQNTKNTNAKRALRSLAIAITVPISLTMFIIFMFGSGRKYRVLAKPLWFPPLSFIHLASLGSSFLMGFAAWLVWADGGFHAQPDALLLYLTQVSLSIVWDPLVLVIGARWLAFVFCAANFVALFACYKIFRGMNVNPFAKDLVKPCVAWAAYLSIVTFKLIFL